The window tATTACactaaataatttacaaaggttttaaggttttaaaatttatatgtattaaattatttaagagCAAAGGTAAATAAGTACATAAAGCTTGCCTATATTTTACTTTCAGGGCGGAATGTCGaaggaaataaaaatgttgtacgTAGTACATTGGCAAACAGGCAATCAGCGGCATTTGCTTCGCAAACACTCCAACTCAAGTGCTTGTCAAAGACTGCaccattttttattataaaatatttatgataaaatcCTTTAACGCCTGATGAAAACCACACAAGTTGAGTTCGAAAATATTGGCGTCATTCGCAAACATGATGTAATCCTGAATTAGTTATTAATGGTTTCTATTATCATTTGTATtaccttggatttcacgggcctataaatcccagtcatttgataggcttgcgtggggatattgACCCAACActtagaggccccttggagagctttaatgtcatgtagataGAACCTGTTCACAGGAGCAAAAATAGAAACCCATGAACCGGttgcagcaggcattgggactattgtagaagaAGTGAACAGCCTATGGATTGAAGTtagggtggacaatgagactgggctaggtataagtatattataattataaactgatcggcgattggccctagtcacgcctgatggaaagtgaagacagagcctaagatggagctcaccggttcagtaataacctattcactcttgctttaaagagaccgagtcGGCATACTGTTTGTCATTGATGTGTTGTTTTGATTTATAGGTTTTTGTAAGAAAGAGGACTGTAGTGTCCCTAGGACACCCAGAAGTTTAGGATTAGAGTTACTACGGGACTTGGCTCCAACACCCACCACCACTTCTATCAACGCCCAATGAGTAGGTAACTGCCTACCCCCACCTGCATTAGGTGTGACGTATGCAAGCAAGGATGAAACATAGCAACTACAGGATAAGACATAGCAACTACCGggataaaacaaattaactcATTGGGGCTTGTTGAGATATATGAATTAGGGGGTAAAGCTTCTACGTTTGTAATTTAACTAGATAAAGGAGAAAAAAAGGGCAAACTATTACCCACAGATTGGTTCTCTAAGATACAGTCATTATTGTCTTGAGATAATGTTATCTAGCATCTCGGCAGCCctcgtatttcaaaataataaaacttgggacaaatttaaaattttatagaatttatggGTAACAACAATAACCTATCACTGCTGGGCAAAATGCCTTTGTAGTTTACCTTACTAAAAATAGTTAAGACTTGCATATGAACACATCTCACTCTAATGAACTAAAGTGTTTCACACCCACTATAAATAACCTTACTATCCTCGTGCCCATACCAATATGAAAAGCCGTAACTCTATTAAGAGCTATACTAAGATAAGCCTGTTTCAAATCTGTGTCCCGTAACCGGCACTCTAGGTTAAACTGTTATAACTCAATTAAAAGATTCATTTAAATAAGCCCTTCTTAAACTGGGCTCACACCTCCTCTTCAAAGTTAATTAGATAGTCAACTCCGCACCGTGACCGTGACCTAATTCTTCAGTGCATTGGTTGTTTTCACCCTTTCACACGTTAAGAAACCCCACCCTAGCgccttttgagcgtcggcgtctagtcagcgctatggaaaatggtgtCACCACACAGTTGCGCCAAGCAACCATTAGTAATAACCGTAAGTAATTATATGGCTGTTGCGTCAAGCAGCAGCCATATAattgactagacgctgacgctcgggtgacgctagtgtggggtcttTGTCTTATTTcttgaaactaaaaaaaaatatatgtaactcactttctttttaatttataccATAAACTGACATTGGGACTAAAGATAAAATGTATGGCTAAGTTTATGATATATTGGTAAGTGTATACAGTTAATAATAGCTTAGTgattaaaaactaacttaagtaacacaaaaaataactttaaaaaaaactacacgaactaagtaaattaaataataataatacctatgtgatgaccccatcgcccgctggttttaccagtgcaatcagtcaacgcagggcagcttgtggcgagctgttggggagtagcgacctcacgtacccgagtgctcctggggagttctgttagccgcaaggagggtgggtgggacaggattctttgcctctggcttgccttaacCGGCcgcccagagtggagtcgttagagctataagctccaggggtggaagtgaaaaattgcataagacgcgagttggctgctgcctgctcgcagccactgggtagaaagcggcgtacacctctcgacacccctgagccgctcacaccggtgttgcccttgagccatcctagatgtcgctttttgtgggggcccatcttgtgggggcgagtcaccgtctgccggaaataaaattgaataccattttattaggcaggcgaccggttttttatcccatagcccagtatttagtccatcgctttcacccaatagcccagttcattttagattccatcaactctcaaatagtccttacaccctggcgggtgctgcctctgcgtgcgtcccatgacacgggcaagggcaacatccgctaggtacaccccttacatttcattaaagtgtcaaaaggggctctacgtgttggcttcggctccgcgcacgcctcccaaaggtccggaacaccattgttccgtgatgggaaagacataatacctattacaaattaaaaacattaaatttaaacctagaaacaaaataaactacTGTAGCACCTCCTTAACCTACAATTCCACACAGACGTGTAGACACACCGTCATCATACACACGTCTGTGAACCCCTTAATCTTCATACACTCACCATTCATCACATTCACTCTAAATCAATCACTCAATCACCTCGCGTGCGCCATATCAATAGTTCGTTTCCGGCATGCGTTTGAGATGCAACGTGCGCGCGACCTCATAGTTTTATTCAGTGAGTGTTATTTCCCCTTACGGCTGTTTCACGTAAAACACAGGACCCTTATTGACCGTCCCCGGTTATACGTGGCGCCCAGCGTTCGGATTGTGTTGTGAGATAGTGTAGTGAGTGGAAATCGCGTGCGAGATGCCACCCAAAAAAGACATGGCTGCCGCTGATCTTAATACCGAAAACGGTGCGAAGATTGACATCTTCGACGTCAGCTACACCGGAGCCATCTTTTAATTTGACGATGCCACAAGAATACCTAACTATGTTGTTGCAACAAATGCAACAATCACACAACGAATTGTGTGAGAAGTTAGTGACGGCGACTCAGGCTACAACGCATCAACGTGACAGACATTTTGCCGGTTGCAAACTCAGCTTTAGCGGAGCTAAAGAATCCGTTGAAGACGCCTTAGAGGTTTTTATCGATGGTATTCAGACATACAAAGATTGTGCTAATATATCCGATGAAAATGCATTACGGGGATTGTCATTTTTATTCACCGGTCTCGCGGCAACGTGGTGGAATGGTGTTCGTAAAAACGTCAAAACGTGGAACGAGGCCATTGCCGACCTACAACATGCATTTGGCAAACGGAAAGCACCTTTCCTCATATTTCGAGAGATATTTCGAGAAGAACAAAGTGACGAAAAGACAGaaatttttatatgtaaaactcgTGCATTGATAGCTCAGCTGCCATATTCGTTAGAGGAAACCATTCAAATCGACATTGTCTATGGCTTGTTAAACCGGCGGATCCGGAAACGAGTCCCTCGCGAAAGCGTCACATCGTTCAACGATCTACTACGGAAAACTCGATCGGTCGAAGACTCATTGGTCGAAATGAACGAGACGAATGGAACGACGTCCGCGAATGTGCCAAACGTCAACGTCAACGCTGTCAATGGCCGATCTGTCACTCGACATGTAGGAAATAACGTTAACGACCGAAATCCCGAAAATAAGTCAACAAATACCACGTACAATAACAAAAACCAATTACATATAAAGAGCATAAGTACCTACCCCTACCATAAACTAGTCTCTGCTTGCGACTCCGTCCGCGTCGAAGACGTTCAAAACTTTCAACCGTATTTTCACCCCTTAGTGCTTGAATTTCAAATAATCCTTCCAAAGTCCTTTACAGccttataataaaatttgttacaaattcgAGGTCCCTAATTTCAACGCTGTGCGTTGTCTACGGAACTTAGTTCTATCCATAGGTAGCTACATAAACAAAATATGTTTGAGAAAAACGATGTGTTCATTTACCCGAATCTATGATGATCCCTCTAAAATGAATAagtcgttttaattttaaagtacactatacattttaattatagaTTAACAATTTTGCTCAAATAGGTATGTACAAAAAGTCAATTTCTGTGTTGTAAAATGGACTAATGTCGTTTTTACTTGGGTTCTGCCAATATCTACTATCTTCCATATTTACACTACTGACCTTTAATTTAATCCGCTATACTCTATTGTActtatcttaataataaaaaagttattttctgTCGTACAATTTGTTATAAGATAAACAATTTATTGTCTAAACCCTCTTCAAAACCAATCGAAAGCATACTTGTTAATTTGCAacgaaaaaataacattaatatatattatccgTTTTCCTGGTGCGTAATACCACAATATATTTAtctttttgtgtttttcttGAGATCCCGGAAGATACCTATTCCCGGGCATATCGACAAGCGGCTTAGTTTAAATTGAAACAAATTGGCGGGAAGGAAAGTCTTACCTTTATACGAGTCACATTCGTTTGTGTTGAATACTTACTTTTTGTTAGTTTCTTGGGAGGATTTCCAGATATTGGTCAAGTAACATCTATAGGAATGGCAACTGACAATGGCATTCCCAACGATGGTTTCTACAACAAGATGGCGGGAagtagttttaattaatttgacgACCATTCAGGCCTAGTGGAGTGGGTAGTGAcaatgcctatgaagccgatggtcccgggttcaaatcctggtaagggcattgattcgtgtgatgagcacggatatttgttcctgagtcatgggtgttttctatgaatttatgtgtttataaatatttatatattatatgtatataccgttgtctaagtacccacaacacaagccttattgagcttactgtgggactttagtcaatttgtgtaatgatgtcctataatatttatttgtgtcaatGGATTAAGGTTTCGTCTTTGATTGCACTCACATATTCACTGAATACATTGCTTGTttcgggtctctattgtttcccataaactTTTGAGTCATAaggtattgtttgtccgcattttcgttagtcttATATAGCATACAATATAACATAGCAATTAAAGAAGCTCAAAGCCATGGTCGCTCTCACTGTGAAAAGAAAGAGCTATCTTAGCCTTTTATTACAAACTTTTTGACGTATGTCAACGGATAAATAGGTAAGTAGTGTGTCCCATCCCTACCAAGCAGGTACCACATCCCTACCCATATagtaagaaaatattttcatacgGAGATCCAGAAATAGGTAGAATAACTGAAAGAAGTTTGAAAAAACATATTCAGACTGAAAGCAACACATGTTTGAGGAGGTAgccacttaaataaaaataacttaagtcATTAAATGCATAAAATTCATACCGGTAATCTCGTGAAATATGTACACGCTCTCAACTGTAAGTTAATTTCTAATAATGAACACGAGTGTAGTCAGTGATCTAAATAACGCAGACACGAAGAGTTAATTAACATCGCAATTTAGATTCAATTCCAGTTGCAATCATAGTGATGTCCCAGGATTTGTTGATGACCGCGGCCGCCACTGCCGCTAGTGAGCCGACAAATGGTAAATGGCTGCCACACAAAGTATTTCACGGTACAAGGGACGTACTAGTGACGAGAACTAGAGCCCGATTCATATTTACaataccatacaataaaataaaatactctcTTTTGCacacattacaaaataaatatacagattTAATAACTTGTAACGTTTTGAAATGGTTTTGAAACGACTTCGAATAAATCGAAATCGGGCTCCAGCTGTCTTAGCATATGCCGCTTCATTTAGGTATATGTTGTATGTTTCAAACCGAGAAACCTGAGTCATCCTTATATTTAAGTCAGAAACTTTTAAAGCGGTTTCTCTATTTGCCTTTGCATCTAGCTTAGAAGTAAGTAATGATGATTGTGGAAGCCTAATTAAACACGAGCAAATATATACACGTCCGTATTGTTTTAAAACGAAGTTTTAAACTACACTTCTCGGCAGATAACGCCAGCTGTTTGTAGTGTTGGTAAGGACTCGAGCCTAGAAGAGTTTGAATTGATTTATCGGAAACATAGTTATGTATTCTGAAGCATTATTTTATAAGACTTTAATAGCTTAATAGGCCTGACGCGAAAtactcattttgtataattttattttgacttttgGAAAGCCTTCACACCttcaaatcttattagtattagcaCAGTATTAGGTAGTATTTTCTCTGATATCGAGGACATTATTAAACATAGAGACCTTAAATCTCTGTTATATTGTAGTGTAATGTTTTCcacaggtattggctgttgtatttataaatgttgctatgtatttttaatgtcacTATATAATGTCACTGTAATGTGTATGTGTATTGACTTGTGAAAAAGCCCCTGAGGCCAACTTACagaatatttttgaattttgtatatTTCAATTTCTTCTTAGAATTGTCATCTGTAGaacttggctggtttttattttaattttacatgtagctCAGAAGGTTTGGGCTATCGTATTGGAGCCCCGCTGGCTCTTCATGTCCCTCCGTACGGTATACCTAATACGGTGCGGTGCGCACCATCATCTATCATCATTATCTAAAATTAGAATTTAGAATTTCTTTAGACCTCTAGCGCCAACTGTAGTATTTTTCTCGATTCTTACGTATTGTTGTGTATTCACTTTCCTGTTGGAACCCAAGTTTTTTTGTAGGGAAGGCTGAAAATCCTCTTTTATAGTCTTTTTCATGATGATTCTTTGCAGTTAATTTTAAACAGGTTGTCCTtagatattttatgttttagatAAATTACTATAGCagaaataagttaaaaattacattaacccGCCGCCTAAAaaccgctcccatacaatcgaagttataCTCttaattacatgaaacttgacatttacataACATATATCTGGTACTAGTTGTTTTGGCTTAATCTATTGGCTTTTTATACCTCCTTGCGCatagtaataaacaaagaaaaatcaatTAACTTACAATTCAAGACTGAAGTACTCGTATTTTAAACGtagtttcgtaaaaactagtcgaGTTCTTTTAATTTAGACTTTTAAGTCTCAAGCTCTATCAGCTCCTTCGATGTACTCTTGGTTTACGAGTACGCAGCTCCGTAGCGCTTTTACGGAGCCCCGCGACGGGCAGTGGCGCCCACATAAATTCCCATTTATCGCTTTACCTGCCGAACTTTCTGGACGCCTCACTCACTCCCCCAAGGAAACCCTATTTTATATAACTTCTTTATTCCGTTCAATGGATTTGGGGTTTCCGCGCACCGGCGAAAGTTAATTATACATGAACACAGATGTTTATTTTTGCGGAAATAAGTATGAATTTGTGTGTGTTTCTTTGTTAAATTGCTGGGAAATTATTGCCGTTTCATGTAAGACGCGATTCCTTGAATGGTGGCGCCATGAAATTGTGTACCTACCCTACATCCCGCATGGTAACAAAGAAATATTAGATTTTCATTGTTAAGCAGGgaatataaaaactttattaaaaacagAAGACGAGAAAATAACAGCCAACCTCAACATGTCTAGATTGAATAAACTAACatgaattttaatgttattcacGAACATGAAGAAACTCTCATCTTAGTTTTAATAAGACGCTCAAATGTTGAATGAAGCCATGTAAATATCTACTGAAAAAACAGTGTAGCGATATGTATAATACGAAAGTAAAAAACTCAACGACGGCgaatacttgtatttattttatgtaaatgtcTGTTTTATGAAAATTAACCGGAGTGTTTTGGTAGTGTATTCCGTCCTAGAGCGGCTTTCGGAAAaatcttttattaatttgataattactCTCAGTGCATTTTGCTCGGCTGTATTTATAACGTGTGCgatatattattcatataaatatttaaaactagcTTCTTCCCGCAACTTCGTCTACGTGGAAcgattatgatgatgattgataaaaacttatGTCCCttgggactcaaactatctccataggCATCAAATTTTATCGAACGTGCCTAAGcctgaagaggtaacagacagacagacagatacaGGTTCTAGTGAAAAGGGAGACAGGTACAAGTCTTGCGCATCGCAGGATAAGAATATGAATTAAGGCTAAGTGTATGCTGAAACGCAGGCGATGCAGTTTCACGCAACGCAGGGCAGATCATTTTGTAAAGTATGGAACATCCTTTAGATACACACGGTGCGACGCAAGGACGATTATATTAGTGGGGAATAGAGATCAATAGCAGACTTGTATAGTCCGAATGCCGCTCCTATTCTGTTTATTTATCTTGAGACAGGTAGGTAGGTAACTTTGCTTACTCCAGTAAAGCGTAGTGATACAGAAAGCAGCCTTTGGCTAGGGTGGTTCTATTTCGGTAGAATAATAGCGAACTAGGACAAAGCTAGAAATATCtagaacagtcctgaaatttgtcTTAGTTCGATTATGCTATTCTGGCGTTTCCAATGTATAGTACTCGTACATATCTATACACAGTAGACATGTGTCGTTCACGAGTGAGTGATTTCAATTAACTATTTATCTTTTGATTGTACTCACTTACTCTTCAGCTCGCTCAGTAACTCATCTATCTCAGTGTTACTTGCTCGCTCTTTCCCACTCATGATTCGAATGAGCTGGCCGAGCCAAACGAGTGAGATGATGCAAATTGTGCGAAGCGACAGTTTCGGAATGGTTCGGAAGAATACGGAGGGTCTCGGGAAAACATGGCGGGAtcgttttatttatactacgtcggtggcaaacaagcatacggcctgcctgatggtaagcagtcttcgtagcctatgtacacctgcaactccagaggagttacatgcgcgttgccgacccaaaccccacccccctcgttgagctctggcaaccttactcaccggcaggaacacaacactatgagtagggtcaagtgttatttggctgcggttttctgtaaggtggaggtacttccccagtatCGCGTGATTCGCCATCTTGGTCGCACTTATGGCAGTGTGTATCTGATTGATTGTCATATCTCTCTACCCACTCGTGAACAATATAGTCTACAGATCCACTGAGCGAAATGAGTGATATATATCTCCGCGGGCGAAATCAATCTTTTCAACTCAGTGAAGCGTTTTGCGCATCTCTAATACGTACACAGGTCGATCTAGTCATTATGCAAAACGGGGCTTGTAATACTTGAAggcaggtaggtaggtatagaatTATTAGATGCATACGCAGAATTATTTATAGTGAGTGAGTGGTTTTAATGTAGTATCAATGCATGTGAAAATAGATTCACATTATAAGGGATTTCTTGCAAAATTAGTTTACGGTCGCTACTCGTTTAATACtaacttttgaaaatattattctAATGCTGGGAAGCCGATTTTTGGTCTGATGATATTCCATGACGTGGCTTAAAAAAATTCAGTATCACTGAAAGAAAATGCTTGCATAACAGTAACAAAATTATGTTActacttacacaaaaataaCCGGTCGGTACCGGTCAGTGATTGATTGATTGGATTGGTtattgacgaccgatctggcctagtgggtagcgggtagtgaccctgcctatgaagccgatggtcccgggttcgaatccgggtttatttgtgcgatgaacacagatatttgttcctgagtcatgaatgttttctatgtatatatatataagtgtgtatttatttgtatacgtaGGGCATCTATATTGTCGCCTGGTACCCGTAGtgcaagctttgcttagtttgggggatttggggctaggttgatttgtgtaagattgtcgccaattatttatttatttatttaaaattaggacttgcgaactatgtatTACACTGTCCAAAAGGTTGGTTTGTAACAACAAAATCGGTTGAaggatatttttcattttttttttaatacttcagttttattagtaattaattattgaGTTTGGCTATTTTTTTCAGTGGTTTTACCCAATGCCCAATTCTTACCATTTTTGGAAACAACTTAAATAGTACCATTCGTAAGCGATACTATACCTTTTACGTTACAATTCAAAAGGACAGTATTTTCAATCAAAACAA of the Cydia pomonella isolate Wapato2018A chromosome 19, ilCydPomo1, whole genome shotgun sequence genome contains:
- the LOC133528456 gene encoding activity-regulated cytoskeleton associated protein 2-like → MPQEYLTMLLQQMQQSHNELCEKLVTATQATTHQRDRHFAGCKLSFSGAKESVEDALEVFIDGIQTYKDCANISDENALRGLSFLFTGLAATWWNGVRKNVKTWNEAIADLQHAFGKRKAPFLIFREIFREEQSDEKTEIFICKTRALIAQLPYSLEETIQIDIVYGLLNRRIRKRVPRESVTSFNDLLRKTRSVEDSLVEMNETNGTTSANVPNVNVNAVNGRSVTRHVGNNVNDRNPENKSTNTTCNHSDVPGFVDDRGRHCR